The proteins below are encoded in one region of Oreochromis niloticus isolate F11D_XX linkage group LG6, O_niloticus_UMD_NMBU, whole genome shotgun sequence:
- the inab gene encoding internexin neuronal intermediate filament protein, alpha b, whose protein sequence is MSYGSEVFSSSSYRRIFGDSPRYASSPSRTVMNVASRGGYRSSSLSRSNVSSLGSFSRKSGRSFSPMPVETFDLTQSSVLNNEFKIIRTNEKEQMQGLNDRFAMFIEKVRNLEQHNKVLETELIALRQRHTEPSRLAELYQQEIRELRSQLDELNGEKSQLMIERDNIEDDLQKLRGKYEEEFRAREEAEATLKAFKKDVDDATMVRLDLEKKVESLLDEINFLRKVHEEEVAELTDMIQAAQVSVEMEVSKPDLTSALKEIRSQYESMASKNLQSAEEWYKSKFADLSEQANRSNEAIRASREEVNEFRRQLQSKTIEIESLRGTNESLEKQLREMEDRHNMEIGNYQESMAELENELRTTKSEMARHLREYQDLLNVKMALDIEIAAYRKLLEGEETRIGTGITYSSPSISAGPGQGYSYQTRIYTSSGKSSKKEGKDDEQQESKSGGKVSQREVYEETVVTTKKTEKQQDDIPTNQKN, encoded by the exons ATGAGCTACGGATCTGAagtcttttcctcctcctcctaccgGAGGATTTTCGGGGATTCTCCCCGTTATGCATCCTCTCCATCACGCACGGTGATGAACGTGGCCTCTCGCGGAGGGTACCGGTCCTCCTCTCTGTCCCGAAGCAACGTTTCGTCCCTGGGCTCTTTCAGCAGAAAGTCTGGCCGCTCCTTTTCTCCTATGCCGGTGGAGACCTTCGACTTGACACAGAGTAGCGTCCTCAACAATGAGTTTAAAATCATCCGCACTAATGAAAAGGAACAAATGCAAGGTCTTAATGACCGCTTTGCGATGTTCATTGAGAAAGTGCGCAACTTGGAGCAGCAcaacaaagtgctggaaacCGAGTTGATTGCTCTGCGCCAGCGTCATACCGAGCCGTCCAGGCTGGCAGAGCTCTATCAGCAAGAGATCCGCGAACTGCGCTCCCAGCTCGACGAACTGAACGGGGAGAAGTCCCAGCTGATGATCGAGAGGGATAATATTGAGGACGACCTGCAGAAGCTCAGGGGGAAATATGAAGAGGAGTTCCGTGCCCGAGAGGAGGCGGAGGCCACCCTCAAGGCTTTCAAAAAAGATGTGGATGATGCTACCATGGTGCGCCTGGACTTAGAGAAGAAAGTGGAATCCCTCCTGGACGAGATCAACTTCCTCAGGAAGGTGCATGAGGAGGAGGTGGCCGAACTGACGGATATGATCCAGGCTGCACAGGTGTCTGTTGAAATGGAGGTGTCCAAGCCGGATCTCACCTCCGCCCTCAAAGAGATTCGCAGCCAGTACGAGTCCATGGCTTCAAAGAACCTGCAGTCCGCCGAGGAGTGGTACAAGAGCAAGTTTGCAGATCTTTCCGAGCAGGCTAACCGTAGTAACGAGGCCATCCGCGCCAGCAGGGAGGAAGTGAACGAGTTCAGGAGGCAGCTGCAGTCCAAGACCATCGAGATCGAGAGTCTGAGAGGAACCAACGAGTCTCTGGAAAAGCAGCTTCGGGAGATGGAGGACAGACACAATATGGAGATTGGAAACTATCAG GAAAGCATGGCAGAGCTGGAGAATGAGCTGAGGACCACAAAGAGCGAGATGGCTCGTCACTTGAGGGAGTATCAGGATCTGCTGAATGTCAAGATGGCACTGGATATAGAAATTGCAGCATACAG GAAACTACTGGAGGGAGAGGAGACCCGCATTGGGACAGGCATCACCTATTCCAGTCCCTCCATAAGTGCTGGACCTGGGCAGGGCTACAGCTACCAGACCCGCATTTACACAAGCTCTGGCAAGAGCTCCAAGAAGGAGGGAAAGGATGACGAGCAGCAGGAGAGCAAATCTGGTGGGAAGGTGTCCCAGCGTGAGGTTTATGAGGAGACAGTAGTCACCACCAAGAAGACGGAGAAGCAGCAAGATGACATTCCCACCAATCAGAAAAACTAA